A region from the Triticum urartu cultivar G1812 chromosome 1, Tu2.1, whole genome shotgun sequence genome encodes:
- the LOC125533233 gene encoding uncharacterized protein LOC125533233 yields MEKQSLCGASEKASCGRKSSSEILRIGEKVGPEVHDTRRDGVIMLEVGENVAPKDHDTRHTDVVVPEEPDVLRVTFIPVVVPTHVAGGGGGASLPRLFPHPPPASPLPLVRRRASRRWRRRWIQSAGERGRCVFEWERVSAGVGLHRRPRLPGRLDYSLQIGEQINRTKKISCSYIHVSRREVPDWRNLVCRVICRPYAEADEWGRWRAVADPPPRHGSRSFGCCLRLRSSSTLFILRLAARADGSCDIHAVNQQETLLESRQRRGANGDVVACSSKLPLVHRLLFCLSRKVTTRSNWRDKHSMELKALILKEGNYSKVHTEGCFEASTCFRSFAIHNNTS; encoded by the exons ATGGAGAAGCAGTCTTTGTGCGGTGCCTCCGAGAAGGCCAGCTGTGGTCGAAAGAGCAGTTCAGAAATTCTAAGAATAGGCGAAAAAGTGGGGCCAGAAGTCCACGACACAAGGCGTGATGGTGTGATCATGCTAGAAGTAGGCGAAAACGTGGCGCCTAAAGACCATGACACAAGGCACACAGATGTGGTCGTGCCAGAAGAGCCAGATGTACTGCGAGTTACATTCATACCAG TGGTGGTTCCAACACACGTCGCAGGGGGAGGCGGCGGTGCTTCCTTGCCTCGTCTGTTCCCCCACCCCCCTCCCGCATCTCCTCTGCCATTGGTGCGGAGGCGAGCTtcccggcgatggcggcggcgctgGATTCAATCTGCAGGAGAGAGAGGGAGGTGCGTCTTCGAATGGGAGAGGGTCTCCGCCGGCGTCGGCCTGCACCGGCGACCTCGCCTTCCAGGGCGGCTTGACTACAGTCTACAG ATAGGAGAACAAATAAATAGGACCAAGAAAATTAGTTGCTCGTATATTCATGTATCGCGGAGAGAAGTACCCGATTGGAGAAATTTGGTATGCCGAGTAATCTGCAG ACCGTATGCGGAGGCTGACGAATGGGGAAGGTGGAGAGCAGTGGCGGATCCGCCTCCTCGGCATGGCTCTCGTTCCTTCGGCTGTTGCTTACGGTTGAG ATCGTCCAGTACGTTGTTCATCCTTCGGCTCGCTGCTCGGGCTGATGGTTCGTGCGACATCCATGCTGTTAACCAACAAG AAACCTTACTTGAGAGCAGGCAGAGGCGTGGAGCCAATG GTGATGTTGTTGCCTGCTCTTCTAAACTGCCGCTTGTTCATCGTTTGCTGTTTTGCCTATCAAG GAAGGTAACTACTCGAAGCAATTGGCGAGACAAGCATTCGATGGAGCTCAAAGCGTTGATCTTGAAGGAAGGTAACTACTCAAAG GTACATACTGAAGGATGTTTTGAGGCTAGCACCTGCTTTAGAAGTTTTGCAATTCACAACAATACCTCATAA